From the Bacillus tuaregi genome, one window contains:
- a CDS encoding S-layer homology domain-containing protein, with product MIEQLKSFYKIIIIIAFSVIIATTTIGFAANFEDVSSDYKEAVDFLVSRGIKGLTENTFGTQENIKRVDAAVMVANVLSLDVEAAPDAGFTDVPQRASKHVNALKMAGITDGKTETTFASQQKITRGELAIWLQRGFKLEADKGELAFTDVAERYEEAVSALVAAGITNGTTETTFGTRDNAKRGDFAKFLLRADQTVIPLSIESVNAVNSKTVKITGVGLKKLKNEAVTVENNTVTEIISSADGKTAIVTLSSNLFFNQTTKVKINEASFDVTFKLELDSVTIEEVVYDDDTVGQFVAIKVNDTSVNAQELSNAGFTVQFEAFSNRSATKNVTSELFVASSTGKLNTNFTIPYSGKEFYVRVKVIMGAEVMVSELTQIKIKNLDLVVDSITAVELVNLTTTFKQNSTTLVAGETAQFTKINVKSGSEIDTVTGGFTVKSSDVSVISVSEDEHGNDVLTAQGPGTATITVTYGGALFNRTFTVKNDKREATKIDADKTSLTVVKNGNKTTKVRLLDQYGDPMAITSGVNVSLLVINEKINVSLSNSSGEDSEAVLKVEGKDTGSAYIIFRDAANLKIGTTIVNVNVTENGTLAKYELEVDNNISDSDVTKINEVTNATIAKDKISNDAILDIKDDKFLKLNIQALNSDGVKLSKPEASSYTVTTYVSKVGVLASKPYYAGEGFIVVEAGENAGTATIVVTNNSNRSIIATFKITVEKVGYDVVEAALKNVETATYAQIINYEDFLSYTESVNDPIISGIKLTKSVTYPVRLDIRGVSGTVGSLYLDKNADGFFDVSEGDIEVGRIVITIIGEFADTEFDAIAGVDVTTSDEGTILFKVLDTEDRVIAIKAVKVEI from the coding sequence ATGATTGAACAATTAAAATCCTTCTATAAAATTATTATTATCATAGCCTTTTCTGTGATTATAGCTACAACTACGATAGGATTTGCAGCTAATTTCGAAGATGTCTCATCCGACTATAAAGAAGCGGTAGATTTTCTTGTTTCAAGAGGAATTAAAGGTCTTACTGAAAATACTTTCGGAACACAAGAGAATATCAAGCGTGTTGACGCAGCTGTTATGGTTGCTAACGTTCTTAGTCTTGACGTTGAAGCAGCACCGGATGCTGGTTTTACTGATGTTCCACAACGGGCATCGAAACACGTAAATGCTCTTAAAATGGCTGGAATCACTGATGGGAAAACTGAAACAACCTTTGCTTCCCAGCAAAAAATCACTCGTGGGGAGCTTGCAATCTGGTTACAAAGGGGCTTCAAGCTTGAAGCAGACAAAGGTGAATTAGCTTTTACGGATGTAGCGGAACGTTACGAAGAAGCAGTATCAGCATTAGTAGCAGCTGGAATTACAAACGGAACAACTGAAACAACTTTTGGAACTAGAGATAACGCAAAACGTGGTGATTTTGCTAAGTTCCTATTAAGGGCAGATCAAACGGTCATTCCACTATCCATAGAGAGTGTAAATGCAGTAAATTCTAAGACAGTAAAAATTACAGGTGTTGGTTTAAAAAAATTAAAAAACGAAGCCGTAACTGTAGAAAATAATACCGTAACAGAGATTATTTCATCTGCTGATGGTAAAACTGCTATAGTAACACTATCATCTAATTTGTTTTTCAATCAAACTACAAAAGTAAAAATAAATGAAGCTTCTTTCGATGTGACATTTAAGCTAGAACTTGATTCTGTTACTATCGAAGAAGTTGTTTATGATGATGATACGGTTGGTCAATTTGTTGCCATTAAAGTTAACGATACTAGTGTTAACGCTCAAGAATTAAGCAATGCTGGTTTTACAGTTCAATTCGAAGCTTTTTCGAATAGAAGTGCTACAAAAAATGTAACGAGTGAATTATTTGTTGCTAGCTCTACTGGTAAATTAAATACTAACTTCACCATACCTTACTCTGGAAAAGAGTTCTATGTAAGAGTGAAGGTAATAATGGGTGCTGAAGTAATGGTCTCAGAGTTAACCCAAATTAAAATAAAGAACCTTGACCTTGTTGTTGATTCAATCACTGCAGTTGAATTAGTAAATCTTACAACTACATTCAAACAGAACAGTACAACTCTTGTAGCTGGTGAAACGGCTCAATTTACTAAAATCAATGTAAAGTCAGGTTCTGAAATAGATACTGTAACTGGAGGATTCACTGTTAAGTCATCTGATGTATCAGTAATATCTGTTAGTGAAGACGAACATGGAAACGATGTATTAACTGCACAAGGACCTGGTACAGCAACAATTACTGTAACCTACGGTGGAGCACTTTTTAATCGAACTTTCACAGTTAAAAATGATAAACGCGAAGCAACAAAAATTGATGCAGACAAAACTTCGCTTACTGTTGTAAAAAATGGTAATAAAACAACTAAAGTTAGACTTTTAGATCAGTATGGCGATCCAATGGCTATCACTAGTGGTGTTAATGTTTCTTTACTAGTAATCAATGAGAAAATAAATGTATCACTTAGCAATTCATCTGGAGAAGATAGTGAAGCAGTTTTAAAAGTGGAAGGTAAAGACACTGGTTCAGCATACATTATATTCCGTGATGCTGCTAATTTAAAAATTGGTACAACGATAGTCAATGTTAATGTAACAGAAAATGGAACATTAGCTAAATATGAGCTGGAAGTTGATAATAATATCAGTGATAGTGATGTAACGAAGATAAATGAAGTGACTAATGCTACGATTGCTAAAGATAAAATCTCTAATGACGCAATACTTGATATAAAAGATGATAAGTTCTTAAAGCTTAATATTCAAGCTCTCAACTCGGATGGAGTTAAACTATCTAAGCCTGAAGCATCTAGTTATACGGTAACCACTTATGTATCAAAAGTCGGTGTGTTGGCATCTAAACCTTATTATGCAGGCGAAGGATTTATTGTGGTAGAAGCTGGAGAAAACGCTGGTACAGCAACAATTGTTGTAACAAATAATAGCAATAGAAGTATTATAGCAACTTTCAAAATAACTGTTGAAAAAGTTGGTTATGACGTAGTTGAGGCGGCATTAAAAAATGTGGAGACAGCAACTTATGCACAGATAATAAACTATGAAGACTTTTTATCATATACTGAGTCGGTAAATGACCCTATTATTTCTGGTATTAAATTAACTAAGTCAGTAACGTATCCTGTGCGTCTGGATATAAGGGGCGTTAGTGGTACAGTGGGCTCACTCTATCTGGATAAAAATGCAGATGGCTTTTTTGATGTATCAGAGGGTGATATCGAAGTGGGTCGAATAGTGATTACTATAATTGGAGAATTTGCTGATACTGAGTTTGATGCTATTGCTGGTGTTGATGTAACAACTAGTGATGAAGGCACAATATTATTTAAAGTACTTGATACCGAAGATAGAGTAATAGCAATTAAAGCAGTTAAAGTTGAAATCTAA
- a CDS encoding S-layer homology domain-containing protein gives MAYQPKSYRKFIATAAAVAVVAPVAAPAAFAAAAFDDVAGTRYEAAVTALAEAGIVKGDNGSYKPYTDITRAEAAVIVERALGLEDTDAENPFTDVSETSFARDAIVKLAEAKIINGLTSDTFGPNEKITRGQMAKVIALAFDLELGDGKTSFTDVAETGTFAKYIDAIADAKVASGKADGTFGLSENILRGDFALMINNAINIVNAVPVVEGVSANTPKTLKLTGTALTNLDIADVTVEGNTVKEVKASADGTSATVTLEDVLVDNQEVKVTVNSNDELKEFTVKYSLSVDTVTVDTATFDDDTKNQKVTFKINGEATDLDYLAATGYTVEFLSLDKDGKVAVDTFFKSGDEKSADGKLADSVARGKYQIQVTISKNGTVLTSEKTTVEVKNLDSAASSISDYELTNNDLGEKQNSTTLVVGESAEFTELTVKAGDATNKIATGIEVESSNEGVISISENAGVYTLNAEAPGTAKITVSYGDLEKELTFTVDNEARKVAKVTPDKSSVTVVSGIATDVKVKVTDQYGDPFDSDTDDIEEVLPSNKDDLFAVGYDFDIDSNSEGKVTLSVTGKNAESGTIYFKDEDGKSLGTLKVTVTKVNNLGKKVLEVVKTSNQSDDNKLDVVDANDNTVTYKLAKYTTQGVYTGVQNLENYTAKFDKEVVTVDGNETGEVVLGDITEFDVVAVDEGTTDIALYDAEGVYVAKITVTVSNDVAEIKSVDWKKADTINYIGEVINYKDVLDIVASDDSDIVKNINLTTSTVHKVRIVDEDNGGQIFIDKDDDGEFDNDETYLGTLVGKLSTSAEINDAFGGIVTGITTAQDDKGTVIFSIIDENDNDKVLVSTSISVDVE, from the coding sequence ATGGCTTACCAACCAAAGTCTTACCGTAAATTTATCGCAACTGCAGCGGCAGTAGCAGTAGTTGCTCCAGTAGCAGCACCAGCAGCATTTGCAGCAGCTGCATTTGATGACGTAGCAGGAACTCGCTATGAAGCAGCAGTTACAGCATTAGCTGAAGCTGGAATCGTAAAAGGTGATAACGGCAGCTACAAGCCTTACACTGATATCACTCGTGCAGAAGCAGCAGTAATCGTTGAGCGTGCATTAGGTCTTGAAGATACTGATGCTGAAAATCCATTCACTGATGTAAGTGAAACTAGCTTTGCTCGCGATGCAATCGTGAAATTAGCTGAAGCAAAAATCATCAACGGATTAACTTCAGATACTTTCGGTCCTAACGAAAAAATCACTCGTGGCCAAATGGCAAAAGTTATCGCTCTTGCATTTGATCTTGAGTTAGGTGACGGAAAAACTTCATTTACAGATGTTGCTGAAACTGGCACATTTGCTAAGTATATCGATGCAATCGCCGATGCAAAAGTAGCAAGCGGTAAAGCTGATGGTACTTTCGGATTAAGTGAAAACATCCTTCGTGGTGACTTTGCTTTAATGATTAATAATGCAATTAATATTGTAAACGCAGTCCCTGTTGTTGAAGGTGTAAGTGCAAACACGCCTAAAACACTAAAATTAACTGGAACAGCGTTAACAAATCTTGATATTGCTGATGTAACTGTAGAAGGAAATACAGTTAAAGAAGTAAAAGCTAGTGCGGATGGTACGTCTGCTACTGTTACTTTAGAGGATGTTTTAGTAGATAACCAAGAAGTTAAAGTAACTGTAAATTCTAATGACGAATTAAAAGAATTCACAGTGAAATATTCATTGTCTGTTGATACAGTAACTGTTGATACTGCTACATTTGATGATGATACTAAAAATCAAAAAGTAACATTTAAAATTAATGGAGAAGCTACTGACTTAGATTATTTAGCAGCTACTGGCTATACTGTTGAATTCTTATCATTAGATAAAGATGGTAAAGTAGCAGTAGATACATTCTTTAAATCTGGTGATGAAAAGAGTGCTGATGGAAAATTAGCTGATTCCGTTGCCCGCGGCAAATACCAAATTCAAGTAACAATCTCTAAAAATGGTACAGTACTAACTTCTGAGAAAACAACTGTAGAGGTTAAAAACTTAGATAGCGCAGCATCTTCAATCTCTGACTATGAGCTAACAAATAATGATTTAGGCGAAAAACAAAATAGTACTACATTAGTAGTTGGAGAATCTGCTGAGTTTACAGAGTTAACTGTAAAAGCAGGAGATGCTACAAATAAAATTGCAACTGGTATTGAAGTGGAATCTTCAAACGAAGGTGTAATTTCAATTAGTGAGAATGCTGGAGTTTATACTTTAAATGCTGAAGCACCTGGAACAGCTAAGATAACAGTTTCTTACGGTGATCTTGAAAAAGAATTGACTTTCACAGTTGATAATGAAGCTCGTAAAGTTGCTAAAGTTACTCCTGATAAAAGTTCTGTAACAGTTGTTTCTGGTATTGCTACAGACGTAAAAGTAAAAGTAACTGACCAATACGGTGACCCATTTGATTCAGATACAGATGATATTGAAGAAGTTCTTCCAAGCAATAAGGATGATTTATTTGCAGTTGGTTATGATTTCGATATTGATTCAAACTCAGAAGGAAAAGTTACACTTTCAGTAACAGGTAAGAATGCAGAAAGTGGAACAATTTATTTTAAAGATGAAGATGGAAAATCTCTAGGTACTCTTAAAGTGACAGTAACAAAAGTAAATAACTTAGGTAAAAAAGTTCTAGAAGTAGTAAAAACATCTAATCAATCTGATGATAATAAATTAGATGTAGTTGATGCAAATGATAATACAGTGACTTATAAGTTAGCTAAATATACAACTCAAGGTGTTTATACTGGTGTTCAAAATTTAGAAAACTATACTGCTAAATTCGATAAGGAAGTAGTAACAGTTGATGGTAATGAAACAGGTGAAGTAGTGTTAGGTGACATTACTGAGTTTGATGTTGTTGCTGTAGATGAAGGTACTACTGATATTGCATTGTATGATGCTGAAGGTGTATATGTTGCTAAAATCACTGTTACTGTATCTAATGATGTAGCGGAAATTAAGAGCGTAGATTGGAAGAAAGCTGATACAATTAATTACATCGGAGAAGTAATTAACTATAAAGATGTACTTGATATAGTTGCAAGTGATGACAGTGATATTGTGAAAAATATCAATCTTACTACTTCAACAGTTCACAAAGTACGTATCGTTGATGAAGATAATGGCGGTCAGATTTTCATCGATAAAGATGATGATGGTGAATTTGATAACGACGAAACTTACTTAGGAACATTAGTTGGAAAACTATCAACAAGTGCAGAAATCAATGATGCATTCGGCGGCATTGTTACTGGTATAACAACTGCTCAAGATGATAAAGGCACTGTTATCTTCAGTATTATTGATGAGAATGATAATGATAAAGTCCTAGTATCTACTTCTATTTCAGTTGACGTAGAATAA
- the tnpB gene encoding IS66 family insertion sequence element accessory protein TnpB (TnpB, as the term is used for proteins encoded by IS66 family insertion elements, is considered an accessory protein, since TnpC, encoded by a neighboring gene, is a DDE family transposase.), whose protein sequence is MKHDYTDVKNIYIVCGKTDMRKGIDGLAALVQDSLELDPYGDSIFLFSGWKKDRYKCLYFDGDGFALLYKRLDNGKLQWPKDEQAVRNLSQKQLRWLLEGLAIQQPKAIQSSEKGTF, encoded by the coding sequence GTGAAACATGATTATACGGATGTGAAAAATATCTATATTGTTTGTGGAAAAACGGATATGAGAAAGGGCATTGACGGATTAGCTGCCCTGGTTCAAGATTCTCTTGAATTAGATCCTTATGGGGATTCGATATTTCTTTTTTCCGGATGGAAGAAAGATAGATATAAATGTTTATATTTTGATGGAGATGGTTTTGCCCTTCTCTATAAGCGTTTAGATAATGGGAAGTTACAATGGCCTAAAGATGAACAAGCAGTACGTAATCTATCCCAAAAACAGCTCAGGTGGCTGCTCGAAGGCTTAGCTATTCAGCAACCAAAAGCTATTCAATCATCGGAAAAAGGAACTTTTTAA
- a CDS encoding TolC family protein, protein MKKFAYMLAAGLAFTSLQPTIYAQAAVNQQEETTEKETLSVLSIDDVIERGLDRNSTLLLLEYQMEIMDNQHKDMEKDIEDLEDDIDEADSSLPNINLKTIKENIAGLQLLISTLEEEIAGLEAELGEDEGGSIEFLENQNELLKLKLDKLEASIASGQLEQVVSGYNQALQAINAQIEALEDAIDQLQLALQKMEVGELQLNYEAEEAEQMVKMMLTSSYTGLISTKQQIDLMESSVVQVEKNVNILEKKVEVGIASAYELEQSERDLEKQRQALDLAKQDYQRELAKLLLDIDVEYNAEIKLKDLEINTNTDKVAANKMDKLVKDSYAYKKAELNLKNAELDLNDLMDQDDASEYKIKQAELTIEVDKEKIRQLKLDLKESIENLYYDLDKAVQTLSDKKRDLEYAKNDSNRFKVQYELGIISEFQYQQSSLSVKQAEFDLEMAEISYYMINEQVKATHEGVIQVQ, encoded by the coding sequence ATGAAGAAGTTTGCTTACATGCTTGCTGCGGGACTGGCATTTACATCACTTCAACCGACTATATATGCACAGGCTGCAGTTAATCAGCAAGAAGAAACAACAGAAAAAGAAACACTATCTGTTTTGTCCATCGATGACGTAATAGAGCGTGGTTTAGATAGAAACTCGACGCTATTACTTTTAGAATATCAAATGGAAATCATGGATAATCAGCACAAAGACATGGAGAAGGATATTGAAGATTTAGAAGATGATATCGACGAAGCTGATTCTAGCTTACCAAATATTAATCTTAAAACAATTAAGGAAAATATTGCTGGCTTACAACTATTAATATCAACGCTTGAAGAAGAAATTGCTGGGCTAGAAGCAGAACTTGGAGAAGATGAAGGCGGTTCAATCGAATTTTTAGAAAATCAAAATGAGCTTCTTAAGTTAAAGCTTGATAAATTGGAAGCTTCCATTGCAAGTGGACAGCTAGAACAAGTTGTGAGTGGATACAACCAAGCTTTGCAAGCCATCAATGCTCAAATTGAGGCTTTGGAAGATGCTATCGACCAATTGCAGCTTGCATTACAAAAGATGGAAGTGGGAGAGCTTCAATTAAACTATGAAGCTGAAGAAGCGGAACAGATGGTTAAAATGATGTTAACATCTTCATATACAGGCTTGATTTCTACAAAGCAGCAAATTGATTTAATGGAATCATCTGTTGTGCAGGTAGAAAAAAATGTGAACATTTTGGAGAAAAAAGTTGAGGTAGGTATTGCTTCAGCATATGAACTAGAGCAAAGTGAACGCGATCTGGAAAAACAAAGGCAAGCACTAGACCTGGCTAAACAGGATTATCAAAGAGAGTTAGCCAAGCTTCTACTTGATATCGATGTGGAATATAACGCAGAAATCAAACTTAAAGATTTAGAGATTAATACGAATACAGATAAAGTAGCAGCAAACAAAATGGATAAACTAGTAAAAGATTCTTACGCATATAAAAAAGCAGAGCTAAATCTAAAGAATGCAGAACTGGATTTAAATGATTTAATGGATCAAGATGATGCTAGTGAGTATAAAATAAAGCAGGCAGAATTAACGATTGAAGTTGATAAGGAAAAAATTAGACAGTTGAAGCTTGACCTAAAAGAAAGTATCGAAAATCTTTATTATGATTTAGATAAAGCGGTGCAAACCCTATCAGATAAAAAGAGAGATTTGGAGTATGCTAAAAATGATTCAAATCGCTTTAAAGTTCAGTATGAATTAGGAATAATATCTGAGTTTCAATATCAGCAATCGAGCTTGTCCGTAAAGCAAGCCGAATTTGATTTGGAAATGGCTGAAATAAGCTATTATATGATTAATGAACAAGTGAAGGCAACACATGAAGGAGTTATTCAGGTCCAATAA
- a CDS encoding S-layer homology domain-containing protein produces the protein MKRYKYFLVLPILFLLGMSVITSQADAAELSFTDYQKDNFGYASVSQLVSEGIIQGYKDNSFKPDRAVKRIETAVMFKRALPIEAAISGSGFKDVPDTSEFAQATAAVKTAGIFKGSSNGTFGPNDLLTREQMASVIVRAFDLEPVSDVNVTLTDLNQVSTAHVDDVKVLFQNGITKGKNNGAFDPKGSVSRAEFSVFLHRALQNFNGENPDNGIGTPPIGNIPGGPGQMDQTKPDVRNTELIIDSSSLNGQLSSTDNGIQITYNLKNQSPESIIKEGTINVSEASTLSITKAPNKVMLVLGNDTTQQLTQGSNILSFTDKLSLVDISQISDHIGNFTVEGKLTDHAGNSKDITISFIVK, from the coding sequence ATGAAACGATACAAATATTTTTTGGTTCTCCCAATTCTATTTTTATTGGGAATGTCTGTAATAACCTCACAGGCAGATGCAGCTGAACTATCTTTTACAGACTATCAAAAAGATAATTTTGGCTATGCGTCTGTTTCACAATTAGTCTCAGAAGGGATTATTCAAGGTTACAAGGATAATAGCTTTAAGCCTGATAGAGCCGTAAAACGTATAGAAACAGCCGTGATGTTCAAGCGGGCTCTTCCAATAGAAGCAGCAATCAGTGGATCAGGCTTTAAGGATGTACCGGATACGTCAGAATTTGCACAGGCTACCGCAGCTGTGAAAACAGCCGGAATTTTCAAGGGGTCATCTAATGGTACATTCGGTCCGAATGATCTTTTAACAAGAGAACAAATGGCATCCGTTATTGTACGTGCCTTTGATCTAGAACCAGTTTCAGATGTCAACGTTACCTTAACAGACCTTAATCAAGTTTCCACAGCACATGTCGATGATGTAAAAGTATTATTCCAGAATGGGATAACCAAGGGTAAGAACAATGGTGCATTTGATCCAAAGGGCTCTGTATCAAGAGCAGAGTTCTCTGTGTTTCTTCACCGAGCATTACAAAACTTCAATGGAGAAAATCCGGATAATGGGATTGGAACACCTCCAATTGGAAATATCCCTGGCGGTCCAGGTCAGATGGATCAGACTAAACCGGATGTAAGAAATACTGAATTAATAATAGACTCTAGTAGCTTAAATGGGCAGTTATCTTCTACTGACAACGGTATCCAGATTACCTATAATCTAAAAAATCAAAGTCCTGAGAGTATAATCAAAGAAGGTACTATCAACGTTTCAGAAGCCAGCACACTAAGTATTACCAAAGCCCCTAACAAGGTCATGCTTGTACTAGGTAATGATACAACACAGCAGTTAACACAAGGCAGTAATATTCTTTCCTTCACTGATAAGCTGAGTTTAGTAGATATTAGCCAGATTTCTGATCATATTGGTAATTTTACTGTAGAAGGAAAACTGACTGACCACGCAGGAAATAGTAAGGATATCACGATTAGTTTTATTGTGAAGTAA